One region of Mucilaginibacter sp. 14171R-50 genomic DNA includes:
- a CDS encoding voltage-gated chloride channel family protein has protein sequence MFKNIFSKQFALLKYLIRWTLISIPVAVAVGSVVALFLWLLTAAIHFRFGHTWLLYLLPVAGVAIHLLYKLYGQSAERGNNLIIDEIHQPGAGVPKRMAPLILVTTVITHLFGGSAGREGTAVQIGGSLANLFGSWLKLNAGDKKLILTAGVAAGFGAVFGTPLTGTVFALEVIAIGRIQYNALLPCLIAGLAGDLTVSAWGVHHTLYHVDIVNISQELYGRHLTVSLWLLAKVVVASALFGLASYAFAKAVHVVKSLGLKWIKLTWLIPVIGGLMIIGLTLAIGKPDYLSLGVDAEYPGAVTVVSAFEHGGAHALSWLWKLIYTAITLGTGFKGGEVTPLFYIGATLGNTLAEIMNAPVGLFAALGFIAVFAGATNTPLACTLMGIELFGGHYALFFAVACFTAYFFSGEKGIYSAQRTEIPKVPGDNPSPGAGRYLKRMFSKYKV, from the coding sequence ATGTTCAAAAATATCTTTTCAAAACAATTCGCGCTGTTAAAATACCTTATCCGCTGGACGCTGATCAGCATACCCGTAGCCGTCGCTGTTGGCAGCGTGGTAGCACTTTTTCTGTGGCTGCTTACGGCGGCTATCCATTTCAGGTTTGGGCATACCTGGCTGCTATATCTTTTGCCTGTGGCAGGTGTGGCTATCCACCTGCTGTATAAATTATACGGCCAAAGCGCCGAGCGCGGCAACAATCTTATCATCGATGAAATTCACCAGCCCGGCGCGGGGGTGCCCAAACGCATGGCGCCGCTGATATTGGTTACTACGGTCATCACACATTTATTTGGTGGCTCGGCCGGCCGCGAAGGCACGGCCGTGCAAATTGGCGGTAGCCTGGCCAACTTGTTTGGCAGCTGGCTTAAGCTAAACGCAGGTGATAAAAAGCTGATACTTACCGCGGGGGTGGCGGCCGGCTTTGGCGCTGTTTTTGGCACACCCTTAACCGGTACTGTCTTCGCGCTGGAGGTTATTGCCATCGGCCGTATTCAGTATAATGCGTTACTGCCCTGTCTTATTGCCGGCCTGGCCGGCGATCTTACGGTATCAGCGTGGGGTGTGCACCATACTTTATATCATGTAGATATAGTTAACATCAGCCAGGAACTATACGGCCGCCATTTAACAGTTAGCTTGTGGCTGCTTGCCAAAGTAGTAGTAGCCTCGGCTTTATTCGGGTTGGCAAGCTATGCTTTTGCTAAAGCGGTACACGTTGTAAAAAGCCTTGGGCTAAAGTGGATAAAGCTAACCTGGCTTATCCCGGTTATCGGCGGCCTAATGATCATTGGTTTAACGCTAGCTATAGGCAAGCCGGATTATTTAAGCCTTGGCGTTGATGCGGAATACCCGGGGGCTGTAACCGTTGTATCGGCATTTGAACACGGCGGGGCCCATGCCTTAAGCTGGTTATGGAAACTAATATATACCGCCATTACCTTAGGCACCGGTTTTAAAGGAGGCGAGGTAACACCGCTGTTTTATATCGGTGCAACCCTGGGCAATACACTGGCAGAAATAATGAACGCCCCGGTAGGTCTTTTTGCCGCCCTGGGCTTTATAGCGGTATTTGCCGGGGCAACTAACACGCCCCTGGCCTGCACCTTAATGGGAATAGAATTGTTTGGCGGCCACTATGCATTGTTTTTTGCAGTGGCATGTTTTACCGCGTACTTTTTTAGCGGCGAAAAGGGCATATATTCCGCTCAGCGGACAGAAATACCTAAGGTGCCGGGTGATAACCCAAGCCCCGGTGCGGGGAGATATCTGAAACGCATGTTTTCGAAGTATAAGGTATAG
- a CDS encoding tryptophan 2,3-dioxygenase family protein, translating into MSISPEIEQRLTLLQEKYNAMGQDMTSYLDGLLHADFLTYWDYIHLDTLLSLQSPKTQFPDEEIFIMYHQITELYFKLVLHECKQLSGAENLTAQFFTTRLKRINRYFEALTNSFEIMVDGMDKEQFLQFRMSLLPASGFQSGQYRMIEIYATDFINLIAPDHREALRSAPVEEQFEQIYWKYGATELSTGKKTLTLKQFEHKYAKTFIELAKNVADTNFNALLQQLKYKGESTNALEDELRQLDVNVNVNWPLCHYKSAVRYLNRDPEDIKATGGTNWQKYLPPRFQRRIFYPSLWNVDQLENWGRAWVEKVVSEL; encoded by the coding sequence ATGAGTATCTCACCCGAAATTGAACAACGGCTTACCCTGCTGCAGGAAAAATACAACGCCATGGGGCAAGACATGACGTCGTACCTTGACGGCTTGCTGCATGCCGATTTTTTAACCTATTGGGATTATATTCACCTGGATACGCTTTTGAGCCTGCAAAGCCCTAAAACGCAGTTTCCCGATGAAGAGATATTCATCATGTACCACCAGATAACCGAGCTATATTTTAAGCTTGTACTGCACGAATGTAAACAGTTGTCAGGGGCCGAAAACCTCACCGCACAGTTTTTTACAACCCGTTTAAAACGCATTAACCGTTACTTTGAAGCACTTACCAACTCGTTCGAGATCATGGTGGATGGTATGGACAAAGAGCAGTTTTTGCAATTCCGGATGAGTTTATTGCCCGCTAGCGGTTTTCAGAGCGGGCAGTACCGCATGATCGAGATTTACGCTACCGATTTTATTAACCTGATAGCCCCCGACCACCGCGAAGCCCTACGCAGCGCCCCCGTCGAAGAGCAATTTGAGCAGATATACTGGAAATACGGCGCCACCGAACTATCAACAGGTAAAAAAACGCTTACCCTAAAGCAGTTCGAACATAAATACGCCAAAACGTTTATCGAACTTGCTAAAAATGTTGCAGATACTAACTTTAACGCGCTGCTGCAGCAGTTAAAATATAAAGGTGAAAGTACAAACGCCTTAGAAGACGAGCTAAGGCAGCTGGATGTAAATGTAAACGTGAACTGGCCGTTGTGCCATTATAAATCGGCTGTGCGTTACTTAAACCGCGACCCTGAAGATATAAAGGCCACGGGCGGCACCAACTGGCAAAAGTACCTGCCTCCGCGCTTTCAGCGCCGTATTTTTTACCCTTCGTTGTGGAACGTGGACCAACTGGAAAACTGGGGCAGGGCCTGGGTTGAAAAGGTTGTTAGCGAACTGTAA